GACAAGACGCTCTTCCCCGACTCGCCGGCTTTCACGAAGCTCGATTTCGCGAGCTACTACGCCGCGATTGCACCACTCATGCTGCCCGAGGTCGGCGACCGATTGCTGACGCTGTTGCGCTGCCCGACCGGGCACGGCCGAGGCTGCTTCTACCAGCGCCACCCGGACTCGGGCCTCTCTACGCACATTCACCGCCTCAAGCACGCAATCAAGCACAATGAGTTTGAGTTTCTCTACGTTGACTCGGCCGAGGGGTTGGTCGCGCTCGCGCAGATGGGTGCGGGCGAGGTCCACACGTGGCTGTCGCGCATCGACGCGCCCACTCGGCCGGACCGCATCTGCTTCGATCTCGATCCCGGTCCCGACGTCGAATGGCCGCAGATTCGCGCGGCTGCGCTGATGGTACGCGACGAGTGCGAGGCGCTCGGATTCTCGGCGTTTCTGAAGTCGACCGGAAGCAAGGGGCTTCACGTAGTGCTGCCTGTTGAACCGGTATGGGAGTTCGAGCGCGTTCGCGCGTTTTCCAAGGCGATCGTCGACCGGCTCGTCGGGCGCCACCCCGAGACGCTCGTGGGCAAGATGGCGAAGGACGCTCGGGGCGGGCGCATCTTCTTCGACTACCTGCGAAACGCCGAAGGAGCGAGCGCCGTAGCGCCCTACTCGACGCGCATGAAGCCCGGGCCCTCCTGCGCCGTGCCACTGGCGTGGGACGAGCTGACCGACGCACTCGACATTCGATCGTTCACGCCCGCGCGGGTGCTTCAAAGAGCTGCAGGCGGCGTCGACCCGTGGAGTGAGATCGCGGACGCAGCGATCGGAACCAAAGTCCTGCAAGCCGCCGAGAAGTCGCTTGAGAAGTGAGAGCCGTCTGGCGCTACGCGTGATCCTCACCGTGCGCCATCGGCTGCGCCCCGGCCGCACCCCGTCTCGCAGCGGCAGCGCCGCTAGCTGAGTTCGCGCACCTTGCGCGCAGCCGCGTCGGCCATGTCTTGGCCCACAACGAGGCGCAGCGCGCTGACGAGGTTGTCGGCGATCGACTCCAGGTCGCAGCGCTCGAGGGTCTCGGGCGTCTTGCCGATGCGCTTGCTCTCCACGTCGACGGAGACAGCCGCCAGCACCGTCCCAATCACGGGGCGAAGCGTCTCCTCGACTCTCTGTGCTAGGAGGTTAGGCACGGTCGTCCTCGGCTGGGGCGGGAGGTGCAACGACATCGATTACTGGAGGAGCGCTCGTGACCTCGACCAAGTAGTGCTTCATTCCAGAACGAACGGTCCAGAAGTACGCAGCGAGCAGCACCATCGCAACAATCACCAGCACCTCGCTCGCCAGCTGCGTCTGGTCTAGGGTCAGATCGACGACGAAGTTGGTGCCCCACTCGGCAAGCGCCGAGGCAGCAAGGCAGATCACGGCGAGGACCACGAGGCCGATGCGCTCGGCAACGGCACCGCCGAGGGCCAGCTTGCGTACTCCGAGCGCCTCGACTAGCAAGATCACTGCGACCAGCAGGCCCAAGAGGCTGAGCACGATGTGTACGCCGAAGGCGGCCGGCGTGAAGCGGCCAGCAGCAAAAGCCTGGCCGGGAATCGCGAATACGGCCAGCGCGACGGGAGCAAGTACTCGCGCAACACGCCTCATGTGAGCTTCCTTCTTGAAAGATGGCGAAGCGCTGGGGCGGCGCAGCCAACGCGTTCACGCCCAACGAGGGTGTTATCGGCATCCCAAGCGGCTGCTTCAACCTATGTTGTGCCTACATTGTGACGCACGTCACAAGCGGAATGTGAGGAATCCCCGCTTACCAACCGGTCATCTACCCGCGTTCGTCACGAAGGCGCCGGAAGAAGGCGCGCAGCAGTTCCGCCGATTCGTCGACCAGCACTCCCGCAGTGACCTCGAAGCGGTGGTTCAGCCGATCGTCGCTGCTGAGGTCGTAGAGCGTGCCCAAGGCACCGGCCTTGGGGTCTGGAGCTGCGTAGACACACCGCGCGATGCGCGCCTGGTGCATGAGCCCCGCGCACATGGGGCACGGCTCGAGCGTGACGTAGACCGTGCAGTCCGAGAGCCGCCAACGCTCGAGCTTCTGCGAGGCCTCACGAATCGCGAGAAACTCCGCGTGCCCGGCTGGATCGTGGTCGACCTCGCGCCGATTGTGCCCCGCCGAGACCACCGCACCATCGCACACGACGACCGCGCCGATCGGCACTTCACCAATCTGCTCGGCGAGCCGGGCCTCGGCAAGCGCCATTGCCATGTAGACGTCGTCGTTGTGCACGGAACTCCTCACGGACAGTGGGCACGCCACGCGCGCCTGACGCTCAGTCTAGCGAATGGGGGTACGTCGCGAAGGCGGGAACGCTGGCGGCCTGCAGGGTGGCGCCCTCGGCCGCAGGCACTGGCCGAGAAAACGCCGCTAGCCGAGTTCGATGGCGCCGAGGGCCTGCCCGGCGGCCACGAGCTCGACGAGCTGCTTCTCGGCCGCCGAGAACGCCTCGGCGGCGTCGCAGCAAGCGCCGGGGAGTGGCGGCATCGTGACGACGCTCGCCACCGAGCGAAGCGGCTCGGTGCCGCAGACGGGTCCGGCGCCCTCGTGTGCGACTGCCTGCGCGATCGCCCGCATGGTCGAAACGGCCGCAGTCGACCCCGTTCCCGGCATTACGACCGCTAGGCGACTGCCCTCGGGCCGTACGAGCAGGTCGGTGAGTCGCAGCAGCGACGTGACCACCGACACGACGCGCAACAGAGTGCGGTCGCCGAGTGCGGGATCGAGATCGTAGGCCGACTGCAGGCCGGCAATCTGGATCAGCGCAAGCGAGATCGGCCCGCCGTCGCGGGCGGGATTCGCACACAGGTCCTCGATAGCTTGCTCTGCAACTGCGCTCAGGGGTAGACCGGTCTCGGCGTCATGGATATCGGCGCCCAGCGCCTCCGCTGTAGAGTCTGCCGTGTTTCGCAACAGCGCGATGTGAGGCGCCAGCACCCAGGAGCGGCGAGCCTCCATCGCTGACGCGAGCAACGCAACGTGCTTCTCGTACTGGTCGCGGCGAAGATTTCCCTCGCGTGGATCACTCTCAGCGACTAGCTGCGCGAACACGGGGTCTAGCGCATAGAACTCGA
The Coriobacteriia bacterium genome window above contains:
- a CDS encoding diguanylate cyclase → MRELLAACVDLETLAIDLYGVFAETTKDDELRALFAAMRADEMHHVRWWRDVEDRIVAGQLTDIDTGTHVTAYMRAIVATLREMLASDTAAFSDEDRLALAASLEFYALDPVFAQLVAESDPREGNLRRDQYEKHVALLASAMEARRSWVLAPHIALLRNTADSTAEALGADIHDAETGLPLSAVAEQAIEDLCANPARDGGPISLALIQIAGLQSAYDLDPALGDRTLLRVVSVVTSLLRLTDLLVRPEGSRLAVVMPGTGSTAAVSTMRAIAQAVAHEGAGPVCGTEPLRSVASVVTMPPLPGACCDAAEAFSAAEKQLVELVAAGQALGAIELG
- the tadA gene encoding tRNA adenosine(34) deaminase TadA, with product MACPLSVRSSVHNDDVYMAMALAEARLAEQIGEVPIGAVVVCDGAVVSAGHNRREVDHDPAGHAEFLAIREASQKLERWRLSDCTVYVTLEPCPMCAGLMHQARIARCVYAAPDPKAGALGTLYDLSSDDRLNHRFEVTAGVLVDESAELLRAFFRRLRDERG